From the genome of Apis cerana isolate GH-2021 linkage group LG15, AcerK_1.0, whole genome shotgun sequence:
CTGTGGTGTTGCAGGCGACAACGTGGATTGTTGGATGGAAATTCAACACGGCAAGGGACCCTGGGCACCTCCCGTCTCCGGAATAGTGCCCCTCGGCTCCACCCTCACCCTGGTCGTCGCCATAAACGATTATCGAGGTAACGAGGGAAATGGGGAAAGTCGAAACGAAATctgtgtatttaatttttggattttctttcttttttcttttttcgtcgtCGATCGATCGGATCGTCAGGCGAATTCGACATGCGAGTCAAGTCTTGCGTGGCCTCTGACGGCGGTGGGCACACGATACAGCTGAGCGACGAGTTCGGATGCGTGCTGAGGCCGAAGATGATCAGCCGATTCTTGAAGGCGAGGGGCTCCGACGATCGTGCAACGGTCATCACTTACGCCTTCTTTCACGCGTTCAAGTTCCCGGACGCGTTAAGCGTGCACATCAAGTGCAAGGTAAACGATGttggatataaatatacaacggATAAAACAGCTTACGATCAAAAGGCAAAAGTATTActcgaaaatattatgaaacgcGGTGAAGCCTTTTAGCCTTTGCCTTTCCTTAACTCCGAGTGCTGTCCGACAAAGTAAAGAGCaaatatttacgattaaaCAAGTAAACGAGCggtttttaacgaatttactCGGTAAACGAGACGATCGATCTCGAACCGAACGATTTGCCTGTTCGTTATGCAAATTTGCGTGccaaagacagagagagagagatagagagacaGACGAAAGCGGTTAAATTGTTTCGATCAATGTCAAGGTTGAGATCTGTCGTCACGGGTGTTTGGATCACTGTCAGCTCAGCGGATCCGTCGGCCACTACATTCAAGAGCGCAAGGATCAGATACGACCGCAGTACCCGCAAACCACAATACCTCCCACCGTTCACAACAACGAGGATGACAGCAACAATAGTGCCGACAAGGTTAACGAAAACGCGGGAGGTGGGGGCGAGCAGGCGGACGGTTCCCTTTACGACGACATCATTCAGGATGGTGACGAGATGACCTCGATAGGTGGTCACTTCTTGGGGGTGGAGAAGTCGGTACCGAAGGCGCAAGCGCAGACGAGCAACCGGTTGCCAGCGCCAGTGGTCGAGATACCGAACGAAAAACTTCATACGGACGAGACGACCGATCCTTCGAGCCGACCGTTCCTCGTGAGTTCGcgccaatttttctttttcctccactcttcattactattattattattattattattactatcatCACGagaaggggggagagagacgAAGCCTGTTTTCACCCTTGTTTTGCAGGATCCAGCACGGGTAACGCGGTACGAGAGCGACCGGGACAAATTCCCTCACGGACCTCGCAATCTGGAGGGGGACACGATACCGAGCGCCACGCCGCTCTCGTCCCCTAACGGCAGACGAAAGAGATCCGTGGTTGTGTCGGATAGGAAAATCCGTAGCGCGGACGTCGGCGTGAGCGGTTTGTACGAGGTGATCTCCGAGGCCGATCTAGCGTTCAGCCCGGACACGCACGCGGAAGCGGTAACCGTGTTTCAAGGCAGAATACGGGAGGAAGTGGTATACGGTATCTGTCTGCCCATGCCCGGTTTCAGCGCCCTCTTCATCGTGGTGGCGCTGTCCGCGGTCGTTTCTGCGCTTGTCGCGGGCGCGATGCTGCATCGGTTGCAGGCGCAACGCGAGGCCGCCGACAGCAGAAAGAACAATGGAGCTGTGCACTCGACCAACGGGTGGTTACCTTACGGGTTGCTGCGCGTACGCTGCGCGGCGAGACCAGCCCATCCGGAACAGATTCAACAAAAACAAACGAATCCAGTCGCAGCCACGACGAGTCCACCGGTCGAGAGAGGAGGCTGAGAGAGGACTTTCCGTGACTTTTGTGTCGCTCGTGTCGCGGGACGCGCGACCGTGTACCACGCTCCACGAAAGACAATGTGCAATAATCACGCTGTACAAAGTATTTTAAGTGCGTCGAATCGTACGCGCGACAGTCTCCTCCTCATATATCGATATAACGATCGCATCAATGGGACAAAGAtgttatggaaaaaaaaaaaaaaaaaaaaaatgcagctGATGCGTTTCGTAATCCGAGAGCCT
Proteins encoded in this window:
- the LOC107997460 gene encoding uncharacterized protein LOC107997460; its protein translation is MPGVWRLLRMLIYMVVGLKSVGSSSDIWPLERPEGMPAIQSLEVMCGKDHMDVHLSFSQPFEGIVSSKGQHADPRCVYVPPSTGQTFFSFRIAYARCGTKPDMHGQFYENTVVVQYDKDLLEVWDEAKRLRCEWFNDYEKTASKPPMVIADLDVIQLDFRGDNVDCWMEIQHGKGPWAPPVSGIVPLGSTLTLVVAINDYRGEFDMRVKSCVASDGGGHTIQLSDEFGCVLRPKMISRFLKARGSDDRATVITYAFFHAFKFPDALSVHIKCKVEICRHGCLDHCQLSGSVGHYIQERKDQIRPQYPQTTIPPTVHNNEDDSNNSADKVNENAGGGGEQADGSLYDDIIQDGDEMTSIGGHFLGVEKSVPKAQAQTSNRLPAPVVEIPNEKLHTDETTDPSSRPFLDPARVTRYESDRDKFPHGPRNLEGDTIPSATPLSSPNGRRKRSVVVSDRKIRSADVGVSGLYEVISEADLAFSPDTHAEAVTVFQGRIREEVVYGICLPMPGFSALFIVVALSAVVSALVAGAMLHRLQAQREAADSRKNNGAVHSTNGWLPYGLLRVRCAARPAHPEQIQQKQTNPVAATTSPPVERGG